A stretch of the Gossypium hirsutum isolate 1008001.06 chromosome D07, Gossypium_hirsutum_v2.1, whole genome shotgun sequence genome encodes the following:
- the LOC107954209 gene encoding 17.3 kDa class I heat shock protein, with protein sequence MSLIPSFFGNRRSSIFDPFSLDVWDPFKDFPFSSPSSSLSTRSSETSAFVNTRIDWKETPEAHVFKADVPGLKKEEVKVEVEDDRVLQISGERNAEKEDKNDSWHRVERSSGKFMRRFRLPENAKMDHIKASMENGVLTVTIPKLEVKKPDVKSIEISG encoded by the coding sequence ATGTCTCTGATTCCAAGCTTCTTTGGCAACCGTCGCAGCAGCATCTTTGATCCATTCTCTCTTGACGTTTGGGATCCTTTCAAGGACTTCCctttctcttctccttcttcatCACTCTCCACGCGCTCTTCTGAAACCTCGGCTTTTGTCAACACCCGAATCGACTGGAAGGAAACCCCAGAAGCTCACGTGTTCAAGGCTGATGTTCCAGGGCTTAAGAAAGAAGAAGTGAAAGTGGAGGTTGAAGATGACAGGGTGCTTCAGATAAGCGGGGAGAGGAATGCAGAGAAGGAAGACAAGAACGACTCATGGCATCGGGTGGAACGCAGTAGTGGCAAGTTCATGAGGAGATTCAGACTGCCGGAGAATGCGAAGATGGATCACATCAAGGCTTCCATGGAAAACGGAGTGCTTACTGTTACTATTCCCAAACTTGAAGTAAAAAAGCCCGATGTGAAGTCGATTGAGATTTCCGGCTAA